One window of Camelus dromedarius isolate mCamDro1 chromosome 18, mCamDro1.pat, whole genome shotgun sequence genomic DNA carries:
- the E2F1 gene encoding transcription factor E2F1 isoform X2, with protein sequence MAVAGAPAGGPCAPALEALLGAGALRLLDSSQIVIISTAQDASAPPAPAGPAAPTAGPRDPDLLLFATPQAPRPTPSAQRPALGRPPVKRRLDLETDHQYLAESSGPARGRGRHPGKGVKSPGEKSRYETSLNLTTKRFLELLSRSADGVVDLNWAAEVLKVQKRRIYDITNVLEGIQLIAKKSKNHIQWLGSHAAVGIGGRLEGLTQDLRQLQESERQLDHLIHICTTQLRLLSEDADSQRLAYVTCQDLRSIADPAEQMVMVIKAPPETQLQAVDSSETFQISLKSKQGPIDVFLCPEESAGGISPGKTPSQGAASGEEDRAADPATTVPPPPSSPPSSPATDPSQSLLSLEQEPLLSRMGGLRAPADEDRLSPLVAADSLLEHVREDFSGLLPEEFISLSPPHEALDYHFGLEEGEGIRDLFDCDFGDLTPLDF encoded by the exons ATGGCCGTGGCAGGGGCCCCCGCTGGCGGCCCATGCGCGCCGGCGCTGGAGGCCCTGCTCGGGGCCGGCGCGCTGCGGCTGCTCGACTCCTCGCAGATCGTCATCATCTCCACGGCGCAGGACGCCAGCGCCCCGCCGGCCCCCGCCGGCCCGGCCGCGCCCACAGCCGGCCCCCGCGACCCCGACCTGCTGCTCTTCGCCACGCCGCAGGCGCCCCGGCCCACACCCAGCGCGCAGCGCCCGGCGCTCGGCCGCCCGCCG GTGAAGCGGAGGCTGGACCTGGAAACTGACCATCAGTACCTGGCTGAGAGCAGCGGGCCAGCTCGGGGCAGAGGCCGCCACCCAGGAAAAG GTGTGAAATCGCCAGGGGAGAAGTCACGCTATGAGACATCGCTGAATCTGACCACCAAACGCTTCCTGGAGTTGCTGAGCCGCTCGGCTGATGGTGTTGTCGACCTGAACTGGGCAGCGGAGGTGCTGAAAGTGCAGAAACGGCGCATCTACGACATCACCAACGTCCTCGAGGGCATCCAGCTCATTGCCAAGAAGTCCAAGAATCACATCCAGTGGCT AGGCAGCCACGCAGCAGTGGGGATTGGTGGGCGGCTTGAAGGACTGACCCAGGACCTCCGGCAACTGCAGGAGAGCGAGCGGCAGCTGGACCACCTGATCCATATCTGCACCACACAGCTGCGTCTGCTTTCCGAGGATGCTGACAGCCAGCG CCTGGCCTACGTGACCTGCCAGGACCTTCGTAGCATCGCCGACCCTGCAGAGCAGATGGTCATGGTGATCAAGGCCCCTCCCGAGACCCAGCTTCAAGCCGTGGACTCCTCAGAG ACCTTTCAGATCTCCCTTAAGAGCAAACAAGGCCCCATCGACGTTTTCCTGTGCCCTGAGGAGAGTGCGGGCGGGATCAGCCCTGGGAAGACCCCGTCCCAGGGGGCAGCTTCCGGGGAGGAGGACAGGGCAGCTGACCCTGCCACCACagtgccaccaccaccatcatctcccCCCTCATCCCCTGCCACGGATCCCAGTCAGTCCCTACTCAGCCTGGAGCAAG AACCTCTGCTTTCCCGGATGGGTGGCCTGCGGGCCCCCGCGGACGAGGACCGCCTGTCCCCGCTGGTGGCGGCCGATTCGCTCCTGGAGCATGTGCGGGAGGACTTCTCCGGCCTCCTCCCTGAGGAGTTCATCAGCCTATCCCCCCCCCATGAGGCCCTCGACTACCACTTTGGCCTTGAAGAGGGCGAGGGCATCAGAGACCTCTTCGACTGTGACTTTGGGGACCTTACTCCCCTGGATTTCTGA
- the E2F1 gene encoding transcription factor E2F1 isoform X1 produces the protein MAVAGAPAGGPCAPALEALLGAGALRLLDSSQIVIISTAQDASAPPAPAGPAAPTAGPRDPDLLLFATPQAPRPTPSAQRPALGRPPVKRRLDLETDHQYLAESSGPARGRGRHPGKGVKSPGEKSRYETSLNLTTKRFLELLSRSADGVVDLNWAAEVLKVQKRRIYDITNVLEGIQLIAKKSKNHIQWLGSHAAVGIGGRLEGLTQDLRQLQESERQLDHLIHICTTQLRLLSEDADSQRLAYVTCQDLRSIADPAEQMVMVIKAPPETQLQAVDSSENLCFPGWVACGPPRTRTACPRWWRPIRSWSMCGRTSPASSLRSSSAYPPPMRPSTTTLALKRARASETSSTVTLGTLLPWISDGA, from the exons ATGGCCGTGGCAGGGGCCCCCGCTGGCGGCCCATGCGCGCCGGCGCTGGAGGCCCTGCTCGGGGCCGGCGCGCTGCGGCTGCTCGACTCCTCGCAGATCGTCATCATCTCCACGGCGCAGGACGCCAGCGCCCCGCCGGCCCCCGCCGGCCCGGCCGCGCCCACAGCCGGCCCCCGCGACCCCGACCTGCTGCTCTTCGCCACGCCGCAGGCGCCCCGGCCCACACCCAGCGCGCAGCGCCCGGCGCTCGGCCGCCCGCCG GTGAAGCGGAGGCTGGACCTGGAAACTGACCATCAGTACCTGGCTGAGAGCAGCGGGCCAGCTCGGGGCAGAGGCCGCCACCCAGGAAAAG GTGTGAAATCGCCAGGGGAGAAGTCACGCTATGAGACATCGCTGAATCTGACCACCAAACGCTTCCTGGAGTTGCTGAGCCGCTCGGCTGATGGTGTTGTCGACCTGAACTGGGCAGCGGAGGTGCTGAAAGTGCAGAAACGGCGCATCTACGACATCACCAACGTCCTCGAGGGCATCCAGCTCATTGCCAAGAAGTCCAAGAATCACATCCAGTGGCT AGGCAGCCACGCAGCAGTGGGGATTGGTGGGCGGCTTGAAGGACTGACCCAGGACCTCCGGCAACTGCAGGAGAGCGAGCGGCAGCTGGACCACCTGATCCATATCTGCACCACACAGCTGCGTCTGCTTTCCGAGGATGCTGACAGCCAGCG CCTGGCCTACGTGACCTGCCAGGACCTTCGTAGCATCGCCGACCCTGCAGAGCAGATGGTCATGGTGATCAAGGCCCCTCCCGAGACCCAGCTTCAAGCCGTGGACTCCTCAGAG AACCTCTGCTTTCCCGGATGGGTGGCCTGCGGGCCCCCGCGGACGAGGACCGCCTGTCCCCGCTGGTGGCGGCCGATTCGCTCCTGGAGCATGTGCGGGAGGACTTCTCCGGCCTCCTCCCTGAGGAGTTCATCAGCCTATCCCCCCCCCATGAGGCCCTCGACTACCACTTTGGCCTTGAAGAGGGCGAGGGCATCAGAGACCTCTTCGACTGTGACTTTGGGGACCTTACTCCCCTGGATTTCTGACGGGGCTTAG
- the ACTL10 gene encoding actin-like protein 10 translates to MASTALLALCSVGTFSGLAVEAGAGVCHATPIYAGHSWHDATFRLDVAGSTLSRYLRDLLVAACPDQRLQALPRKVITQLKKRCCYVSLDFEGDLQNPARHHPANFCLGNGCSVCLSSERFRCPEPIFQPGLLGQAEPGLATLAFQALQRVPATLRTRLANTVVVAGGSTLFPGFTERLEMELETQSRRHGYGALQPRLVAKPGRGTAVWTGGSMVASLRSFQCRWMTRAMYEECGSRLVHEVFN, encoded by the coding sequence ATGGCCAGCACCGCGTTGTTGGCGCTCTGCTCCGTCGGCACGTTCAGCGGGCTGGCCGTGGAGGCGGGCGCGGGCGTGTGCCACGCCACGCCCATCTATGCTGGCCACTCCTGGCACGATGCCACCTTCCGGCTGGACGTGGCAGGTAGCACTCTGTCGCGCTACTTGCGGGACCTGCTGGTGGCAGCATGCCCCGATCAACGGCTGCAGGCCCTGCCCCGCAAGGTCATCACACAGCTCAAGAAGCGCTGCTGCTATGTATCGCTGGACTTCGAGGGTGACCTCCAAAACCCAGCTCGCCACCATCCAGCCAATTTCTGCTTAGGCAACGGGTGCTCTGTCTGCCTCAGCAGCGAGCGCTTCCGCTGCCCGGAGCCCATCTTTCAGCCGGGTCTGCTGGGCCAGGCTGAGCCAGGactggccacactggccttccAGGCACTGCAGAGGGTGCCTGCAACACTACGCACACGGCTGGCCAACACCGTGGTGGTGGCCGGTGGCTCCACACTTTTCCCTGGCTTCACTGAGCGCCTGGAGATGGAGCTGGAGACGCAGTCCCGGCGGCACGGCTATGGGGCACTGCAACCTCGCCTGGTGGCCAAGCCTGGGCGTGGCACAGCAGTGTGGACAGGAGGCTCCATGGTGGCCTCACTGCGCTCCTTTCAATGCCGCTGGATGACCCGGGCCATGTATGAGGAATGTGGCTCCAGACTGGTGCACGAAGTGTTCAACTGA